One window from the genome of Pseudonocardia hierapolitana encodes:
- a CDS encoding mycothiol transferase, with translation MDVAALLTDAFSRIGEEVHGAADGLSAEQLAHRIDPEANSIAWLVWHLSRVQDDHVAGVAGTEQVWRTQGWADQFGLPFPVRAIGYGHSSDDVAQVRVESPELLTGYYDAVAARTLEYVGGLTEGDLDRVVDEAWDPPVTLGVRLVSVIDDCAQHAGQAAFVRGVVERLGQ, from the coding sequence GTGGATGTTGCCGCCTTGCTGACCGACGCGTTCTCCCGGATCGGGGAGGAGGTGCACGGTGCCGCCGACGGGCTCTCCGCGGAGCAGCTCGCCCATCGCATCGACCCGGAGGCCAACTCGATCGCGTGGCTGGTCTGGCACCTGTCGCGCGTGCAGGACGACCACGTTGCAGGGGTGGCCGGGACCGAGCAGGTGTGGAGGACGCAGGGCTGGGCCGACCAGTTCGGGCTTCCCTTCCCGGTGCGGGCGATCGGCTACGGGCACTCCTCGGACGACGTCGCGCAGGTGCGGGTGGAGTCGCCGGAGCTGCTCACCGGCTACTACGACGCGGTCGCCGCGCGCACCCTCGAGTACGTCGGAGGCCTGACCGAAGGCGATCTCGACCGCGTGGTGGACGAGGCGTGGGACCCGCCCGTCACGCTCGGCGTCCGTCTGGTGAGCGTGATCGACGACTGCGCCCAGCACGCGGGCCAGGCCGCGTTCGTGCGGGGGGTCGTGGAGCGGCTAGGACAGTAG
- a CDS encoding SAM-dependent methyltransferase, whose translation MDEQSPAPFDVDFSRASIARVYDYLLGGKEHLEVDRRAADAARNVVPEVAQIAKDNRSFLRRGVKYLVRDAGIRQIVDVGSGLPGEDNVNEVAQAIDARVRVAYVDNDPVVLAHARALLATDEQTAVVTADLRRPESLFDKVTALGLLDLDAPFAVLLSGVVHHLSDDDDPGGIVAFVRDRLSPGSYLLLSHFLYDDESRAHALERAFLHGGLGSGRFRTWEELRGYFNGLELVEPGLVYANDWRPDEFTPSGSPVHTLYAGGIGRKP comes from the coding sequence GTGGACGAGCAGTCGCCCGCGCCGTTCGACGTCGACTTCTCCCGCGCGTCCATCGCCCGCGTGTACGACTACCTGCTCGGCGGCAAGGAGCACCTCGAGGTCGACCGCCGGGCCGCCGACGCCGCACGCAACGTCGTTCCCGAGGTCGCGCAGATCGCCAAGGACAACCGCTCGTTCCTGCGCCGCGGGGTGAAGTACCTGGTGCGCGACGCCGGCATCCGCCAGATCGTCGACGTCGGCTCCGGCCTGCCCGGCGAGGACAACGTCAACGAGGTGGCCCAGGCCATCGACGCACGCGTGCGGGTGGCCTACGTCGACAACGACCCCGTCGTGCTGGCGCATGCTCGGGCGCTGCTCGCGACGGACGAGCAGACCGCCGTGGTCACGGCCGATCTGCGCCGTCCCGAGTCGCTCTTCGACAAGGTCACCGCACTGGGGCTGCTCGACCTCGACGCGCCGTTCGCGGTGCTGCTCTCCGGCGTGGTGCACCACCTGTCCGACGACGACGATCCCGGTGGGATCGTCGCCTTCGTGCGGGATCGGCTCTCCCCCGGCAGCTACCTGCTCCTGTCGCATTTCCTCTACGACGACGAGTCCCGCGCCCACGCGCTCGAGCGCGCATTCCTGCACGGTGGCCTCGGTTCTGGCCGCTTCCGCACCTGGGAAGAGCTGCGCGGCTACTTCAACGGGCTCGAACTCGTGGAGCCGGGCCTCGTGTACGCGAACGACTGGCGCCCCGACGAGTTCACGCCGTCAGGGAGCCCGGTGCACACGCTCTACGCCGGCGGAATCGGGCGCAAGCCGTGA
- a CDS encoding DUF397 domain-containing protein, translating into MHQIEDNGIAADQLGAVVWRKSSASNPSGDCIEVAALDSGAVAVRNSRDPQGPALVYTRAEIAAFVMGAKDGEFDDLTA; encoded by the coding sequence ATGCACCAGATCGAGGACAACGGCATCGCGGCAGATCAGCTCGGTGCCGTGGTGTGGCGCAAGAGCAGCGCCAGCAACCCGAGTGGGGACTGCATCGAGGTCGCCGCACTGGACAGCGGTGCCGTCGCCGTGCGCAACTCCCGCGACCCGCAGGGCCCCGCGCTGGTGTACACGCGCGCCGAGATCGCGGCCTTCGTCATGGGTGCGAAGGACGGCGAGTTCGACGACCTGACGGCCTGA
- a CDS encoding primary-amine oxidase: protein MTATEHRPSTTVTHPLEPLSAAEISAAATALRDAGHVGPTCRFVSLGLREPAKEALLAFDSAEAAVPREAAAVVLDRTDGRTYEATVSLSDSTVTRWDHVPGVQPQVLLEEFFACEEIVKADPGVQDALRARGITEFDGVMVDPWSAGHYGDEVEGRLVRALVWIKIGGPDDNGYAHPVENLVVYVDTLAGRVARLEDHGVVPVPRQPGNYTAADVEPRTDLKPVSITQPDGTSFQVDGHEVRWQKWRFRVGYTAREGLVLHTVRYTDGGRERPVLHRASLSEMVVPYGDPAPTHRRKNAFDAGEYNIGTLANPLALGCDCLGEIRYFDAVLADGDGNPLTIPNAVCLHEEDHGLLWKHTDFRTEKTEVRRGRRLVVSFIATVGNYEYGFFWYLYQDGSIEFDVKLTGIMSTGAVPPGTRPTHGQLLNTEGLYAPIHQHVFNMRLDFDVDGTANSVYEIDTVTDPAGPDNPLGNGFRTAATRLDTELGARRRASLDRARYWEVRSSDARNAVGEPTAYAIKPHGTVVPFVRPEASVMHRAGFMAHHLWVTPYAEDERHAAGDYPNQHAGGDGLPRWTAADRDVADSDVVVWYTFGSHHVARLEDWPVMPVQHVGFLLQPAGFFDRSPALDVPPPHHHG, encoded by the coding sequence GTGACCGCCACCGAGCACCGCCCGTCCACCACCGTCACGCACCCGCTGGAACCGCTCTCGGCCGCGGAGATCAGCGCAGCGGCCACCGCGCTGCGCGACGCGGGCCACGTCGGCCCCACCTGCCGGTTCGTCTCGCTCGGGCTGCGCGAGCCCGCGAAGGAGGCCCTGCTCGCGTTCGACTCCGCCGAGGCGGCCGTGCCACGGGAGGCCGCGGCGGTCGTGCTCGACCGGACCGACGGGCGCACCTACGAGGCCACCGTGTCGCTGTCCGACTCCACCGTCACCCGATGGGACCACGTGCCCGGTGTGCAGCCGCAGGTGCTGCTGGAGGAGTTCTTCGCCTGCGAGGAGATCGTCAAGGCCGACCCGGGGGTGCAGGACGCGCTGCGGGCACGCGGGATCACGGAGTTCGACGGCGTGATGGTCGACCCCTGGTCGGCCGGGCACTACGGCGACGAGGTCGAAGGCAGGCTGGTCCGCGCCCTCGTCTGGATCAAGATCGGCGGCCCCGACGACAACGGCTACGCCCACCCCGTCGAGAACCTGGTCGTCTACGTCGACACGCTCGCCGGCCGGGTCGCGCGGCTCGAGGACCACGGCGTCGTGCCGGTCCCGCGGCAACCCGGCAACTACACGGCCGCCGACGTCGAGCCGAGGACCGACCTGAAGCCGGTCTCGATCACCCAGCCCGACGGCACCTCGTTCCAGGTGGACGGGCACGAGGTGCGCTGGCAGAAGTGGCGGTTCCGGGTCGGGTACACCGCGCGCGAAGGCCTCGTCCTGCACACCGTGCGCTACACCGACGGCGGCCGGGAGCGGCCCGTGCTGCACCGGGCGTCGCTCTCGGAGATGGTGGTCCCCTACGGCGACCCGGCGCCCACCCACCGGCGCAAGAACGCCTTCGACGCGGGCGAGTACAACATCGGCACGCTCGCCAACCCGCTCGCGCTCGGCTGCGACTGCCTCGGGGAGATCCGCTACTTCGACGCCGTCCTCGCCGACGGCGACGGCAACCCGCTCACCATCCCCAACGCCGTGTGCCTGCACGAGGAGGACCACGGCCTGCTGTGGAAGCACACCGACTTCCGCACGGAGAAGACCGAGGTGCGCCGCGGCAGGCGGCTGGTCGTGTCGTTCATCGCCACGGTCGGCAACTACGAGTACGGCTTCTTCTGGTACCTCTACCAGGACGGGTCGATCGAGTTCGACGTCAAGCTCACCGGCATCATGTCCACCGGCGCCGTGCCGCCGGGCACCAGGCCGACGCACGGCCAGCTGCTCAACACCGAGGGGCTCTACGCCCCGATCCACCAGCACGTGTTCAACATGCGGCTCGACTTCGACGTCGACGGGACCGCCAACTCGGTCTACGAGATCGACACCGTCACCGACCCGGCGGGCCCGGACAACCCGCTCGGCAACGGCTTCCGCACCGCAGCCACGCGGCTGGACACGGAGCTCGGAGCGCGGCGGCGGGCGAGCCTGGACCGCGCCCGGTACTGGGAGGTGCGCAGCAGCGACGCCCGCAACGCCGTGGGCGAGCCGACCGCGTACGCGATCAAGCCGCACGGCACCGTCGTGCCGTTCGTCCGCCCGGAGGCGAGCGTGATGCACCGGGCCGGGTTCATGGCCCACCACCTGTGGGTCACCCCGTACGCCGAGGACGAGCGGCACGCCGCGGGCGACTACCCCAACCAGCACGCCGGTGGCGACGGCCTGCCCCGCTGGACCGCAGCCGACCGCGACGTCGCCGACTCCGACGTCGTGGTCTGGTACACGTTCGGCTCCCACCACGTCGCGCGGCTGGAGGACTGGCCGGTGATGCCGGTGCAGCACGTCGGCTTCCTGCTCCAGCCCGCGGGCTTCTTCGACCGCAGCCCGGCACTGGACGTACCACCGCCGCACCACCACGGCTGA
- a CDS encoding winged helix-turn-helix transcriptional regulator, translating to MTTRTAVERQEARRIEHRAAVAACPAQEVLGRLGDKWVPLVLRALRDGPRRHGELARTVAGARQKVLTQTLRGLERDGLVTRTVTAGVPVRVDYALTALGRSLLGVVDTVSQWADQHVPALHAARRGHDEATGGQVIVGA from the coding sequence GTGACCACGCGAACGGCTGTCGAGCGGCAGGAGGCGCGCCGGATCGAGCACCGGGCGGCCGTGGCGGCCTGCCCCGCCCAGGAAGTGCTCGGGCGGCTCGGTGACAAGTGGGTGCCGCTGGTGCTCCGAGCACTTCGTGACGGCCCGCGGCGCCACGGCGAGCTGGCCCGCACGGTGGCAGGCGCCCGGCAGAAGGTGCTCACCCAGACGCTGCGCGGGCTGGAGCGCGACGGGCTGGTCACGCGGACGGTCACCGCAGGGGTGCCGGTGCGGGTGGACTACGCCCTCACCGCGCTCGGCCGGAGCCTGCTCGGCGTGGTGGACACGGTGTCGCAGTGGGCGGACCAGCACGTCCCGGCACTGCACGCGGCGCGGCGCGGCCACGACGAGGCCACCGGGGGGCAGGTCATCGTCGGCGCGTGA
- a CDS encoding NADPH-dependent F420 reductase, which produces MTPRIAVLGTGNVGTALAGALVRAGHTVTAGSRDPGRRAAGWTVPVPLAGLADAAERADVVVNATPGHESVDLLRPLAPQLDGAVLVDVANAVGLGPDGFATALRYPGSSVAEQLQLALPETRVVKALNTIGPAEAMIAPNALATPPSAFLSGDDDAARTLVAALLGDIGWQPEWIIDLGGLATARVTEAFVLLVRPLVHALGPVPFGLAVAR; this is translated from the coding sequence ATGACACCCAGGATCGCCGTCCTCGGCACCGGCAACGTCGGCACCGCGCTCGCCGGCGCGCTCGTCCGCGCAGGCCACACCGTCACGGCCGGGTCCCGCGACCCCGGCCGCCGCGCGGCCGGCTGGACGGTTCCGGTGCCCCTCGCGGGACTCGCCGACGCGGCCGAGCGCGCCGACGTCGTCGTGAACGCCACCCCGGGCCACGAGTCCGTCGACCTCCTGCGCCCGCTCGCCCCCCAGCTCGACGGCGCCGTGCTCGTCGACGTCGCCAACGCGGTGGGGCTGGGCCCCGACGGGTTCGCCACGGCGCTGCGCTACCCCGGGTCGAGCGTTGCCGAACAGCTGCAGCTGGCGCTGCCGGAGACCCGCGTGGTGAAGGCCCTCAACACCATCGGTCCGGCGGAAGCGATGATCGCGCCGAACGCGCTCGCGACGCCGCCGTCGGCGTTCCTCTCCGGTGACGACGACGCGGCCAGGACGCTCGTCGCGGCCCTGCTCGGCGACATCGGCTGGCAGCCGGAGTGGATCATCGACCTGGGCGGCCTCGCCACCGCCCGGGTGACGGAGGCGTTCGTGCTGCTCGTCCGCCCGCTCGTGCACGCGCTCGGGCCGGTGCCGTTCGGGCTCGCCGTGGCCCGGTGA
- a CDS encoding serine hydrolase domain-containing protein has translation MISRTIAALAAAAALTACAEPPAAPPPAAPDVPAYGTALQPELEQLARDMLVTGAVVHVHSPELGDWTTTLGTRTFRGTDPTQVDDHVRIGSVTKTWTGTVALQLVDEGLLRLEDPVAKYRPDVPGGENITIEQLLDMRSGLGNYTTAPELNQTMDTAPGTVFTPEELIAMGLAMPAKFSPGEGFFYSNTNTALLGRIVEELTDNPLETEIQRRILDRAGMTESSFPTTSAALPDPHPQGYTYGTNVETTDSNVLSPEKQEAARAGTLAPLDVTNANPSWAWAAGAGISTTGDLTRYVEALVGGGLLSPATQRLRLDSIRPIDPARPDGLGYGLALARFGPFYGHTGELPGFNTFAGHDPERETTVVVWTSLAPSPDGRDPAAEMARTIIGEMYGTGS, from the coding sequence ATGATCTCGCGCACCATCGCCGCCCTGGCCGCCGCTGCGGCTCTGACCGCCTGCGCCGAGCCGCCCGCCGCCCCACCTCCCGCTGCCCCGGACGTGCCCGCCTACGGCACCGCACTGCAACCGGAGCTCGAGCAGCTCGCCCGGGACATGCTGGTCACCGGCGCGGTCGTCCACGTGCACTCCCCGGAACTCGGCGACTGGACAACCACGCTGGGCACGCGGACGTTCCGCGGAACCGATCCGACGCAGGTCGACGACCACGTCCGCATCGGCAGCGTCACCAAGACCTGGACCGGCACGGTGGCGCTCCAGCTGGTCGACGAGGGCCTGCTCCGGCTGGAGGATCCTGTCGCGAAGTACCGCCCGGACGTGCCCGGCGGGGAGAACATCACGATCGAGCAGCTGCTCGACATGCGCAGCGGGCTCGGCAACTACACGACGGCCCCCGAGCTCAACCAGACCATGGACACCGCACCCGGGACGGTCTTCACCCCCGAGGAGCTGATCGCGATGGGCCTGGCGATGCCGGCGAAGTTCTCCCCGGGCGAGGGCTTCTTCTACTCCAACACCAACACCGCCCTGCTGGGCCGGATCGTCGAGGAGCTCACCGACAACCCCCTGGAAACCGAGATCCAGCGGCGCATCCTCGACCGGGCGGGGATGACGGAGTCGTCCTTCCCGACCACGTCCGCCGCGCTCCCCGACCCGCACCCGCAGGGCTACACCTACGGCACCAACGTCGAGACGACCGACTCGAACGTGCTGTCGCCGGAGAAGCAGGAAGCCGCCCGCGCCGGCACGCTGGCCCCGCTCGACGTCACCAACGCCAACCCGTCATGGGCCTGGGCAGCCGGCGCCGGCATCTCGACAACCGGCGATCTCACCAGGTACGTCGAGGCACTGGTCGGTGGCGGGCTGCTCAGCCCCGCCACGCAGAGGCTGCGGCTGGACAGCATCCGACCGATCGACCCCGCCCGGCCCGATGGCCTCGGCTACGGGCTCGCGCTGGCGCGCTTCGGCCCCTTCTACGGGCACACCGGCGAGCTGCCGGGGTTCAACACGTTCGCCGGGCACGACCCGGAACGGGAGACCACGGTCGTGGTCTGGACATCGCTCGCACCCTCGCCCGACGGCCGCGACCCGGCGGCCGAGATGGCCAGGACGATCATCGGCGAGATGTACGGCACCGGGAGCTGA
- a CDS encoding peroxiredoxin, with the protein MTLPVPEDDGAADHLRGLAAPHVTLPSTSGGSVTLDALGPGRTVLYVYPLTAGPDGVVPDGWDDIPGARGCTPEACDFRDHHEDLLAAGAAGVYGVSAQDTDYQREAVDRLHLPFAMLSDSGLGLAGALRLPTFEAGGMTLFKRITLVISDGVIEHVFYPVFPPGEHAREVLAWFRSASRG; encoded by the coding sequence ATGACTCTGCCCGTGCCCGAGGACGACGGGGCCGCCGACCACCTCCGGGGGCTCGCCGCGCCGCACGTGACCCTGCCGAGCACGTCCGGGGGGAGCGTCACCCTCGACGCCCTCGGCCCCGGCCGGACGGTGCTGTACGTCTACCCCCTGACCGCCGGGCCGGACGGGGTCGTGCCGGACGGGTGGGACGACATCCCTGGTGCCCGCGGCTGCACCCCGGAGGCCTGCGACTTCCGCGACCACCACGAGGACCTGCTCGCCGCGGGCGCGGCCGGCGTCTACGGGGTGTCCGCGCAGGACACCGACTACCAGCGTGAGGCCGTCGACCGCCTGCACCTGCCGTTCGCGATGCTGTCCGACAGCGGGCTCGGGCTGGCCGGCGCACTCCGCCTGCCGACCTTCGAGGCGGGCGGGATGACGCTGTTCAAGCGGATCACCCTCGTGATCAGCGACGGCGTGATCGAGCACGTCTTCTACCCGGTCTTCCCGCCGGGCGAGCACGCCCGCGAGGTCCTCGCCTGGTTCCGCTCGGCGTCGCGGGGCTAG
- a CDS encoding TetR/AcrR family transcriptional regulator, with protein MPEERGTRGRLIEVAAELVDEGGPAAVTLREVGARAGVSHNTPYRHFTDKRDLLAVVAAGALRDLAARLRAACAARCDGAERVQRAALSYLEWAAEHPARFKLVFGAWGPEPHDELGAAACAATDAMHACVAAAIEDGSLVGEPERVSAMVWALGHGAVDLALSGHLAKRPTSPTAEELVRELIDRLSG; from the coding sequence GTGCCGGAGGAGCGCGGGACGCGCGGGCGTCTGATCGAGGTCGCCGCGGAGCTCGTCGACGAGGGTGGACCGGCCGCCGTGACCCTCCGCGAGGTCGGGGCGCGTGCCGGGGTCTCGCACAACACGCCGTACCGGCACTTCACTGACAAGCGCGACCTGCTCGCCGTCGTGGCCGCCGGGGCGCTGCGCGACCTGGCGGCGCGGCTCCGCGCGGCCTGTGCAGCACGCTGCGATGGCGCGGAGCGGGTGCAGCGGGCCGCGCTGTCCTACCTGGAGTGGGCGGCCGAGCACCCGGCGCGGTTCAAGCTCGTCTTCGGTGCGTGGGGGCCCGAACCGCACGACGAGCTCGGTGCGGCCGCCTGCGCCGCCACGGACGCCATGCACGCGTGCGTGGCAGCCGCGATCGAGGACGGCTCGCTGGTGGGGGAGCCGGAGCGGGTGTCGGCGATGGTCTGGGCGCTCGGCCACGGCGCGGTCGACCTCGCCCTGTCCGGCCACCTCGCGAAGCGCCCCACGAGCCCCACCGCCGAGGAGCTGGTTCGCGAGCTGATCGACCGGCTGTCCGGATGA
- a CDS encoding SRPBCC family protein produces MHRRRNPPDYTGDRPEPAVSGYVSHTASASVPVPRAAFLAWANGRELGDLVEAGEGMPAVAGTTPLRGNWNPDRDRTGDRRRVEFADGTYLAEEVLTDTPDRFRYMIWGFTGTQRFAVRYAVAEFTYIERARGTDVHWTYSFRPTSPLTRPFVAAFVRRTMTSMMSATLERMRSGAERDLVR; encoded by the coding sequence ATGCATCGTCGTCGCAACCCGCCCGACTACACGGGCGACCGACCGGAACCGGCGGTCTCGGGCTACGTGAGCCACACGGCGTCGGCGTCCGTCCCCGTACCCCGAGCGGCGTTCCTCGCCTGGGCGAACGGGCGTGAGCTCGGCGACCTGGTCGAGGCCGGCGAGGGCATGCCCGCGGTCGCCGGCACCACGCCGCTGCGCGGCAACTGGAACCCCGACCGCGACCGCACCGGCGACCGGCGGCGGGTGGAGTTCGCCGACGGCACCTACCTCGCCGAGGAGGTGCTCACCGACACCCCCGACCGTTTCCGGTACATGATCTGGGGCTTCACCGGCACCCAGCGCTTCGCGGTGCGGTACGCCGTCGCCGAGTTCACCTACATCGAGCGCGCCCGGGGCACGGACGTGCACTGGACCTACTCGTTCCGCCCCACCAGCCCGCTGACCAGGCCCTTCGTGGCGGCATTCGTTCGCAGGACGATGACCTCGATGATGAGCGCGACCCTCGAGAGGATGCGCTCGGGCGCCGAACGCGACCTCGTCCGCTGA